Proteins from one Nitrobacteraceae bacterium AZCC 2146 genomic window:
- a CDS encoding hypothetical protein (product_source=Hypo-rule applied; cath_funfam=3.40.50.720; pfam=PF03446; superfamily=51735), giving the protein MRSSAISQEKTVLDRESHSSVAMEEGDVGAHDLSHVDDAGNVDEPADRLPALGKIGFIGLGHMGTAIAANLAAAGCAVSAYVRRLDQMTGLLALGVVPTMYMPDLFDCEIVVSMLPDDEAVRQVVFGNRNEADGLAAALPSGAIHLSMSTISTAARRNLRPSIRALVKAMWPRQCLETRMLRERGSFLS; this is encoded by the coding sequence ATGCGCTCATCCGCAATTAGCCAGGAGAAGACTGTGCTGGATCGTGAATCCCATTCATCAGTTGCGATGGAGGAAGGAGACGTCGGAGCCCACGACTTGTCCCACGTCGATGACGCAGGCAACGTCGATGAACCGGCCGATCGCTTGCCAGCGCTCGGTAAGATCGGCTTTATCGGCCTCGGTCATATGGGGACCGCTATCGCAGCCAACCTCGCGGCTGCAGGATGCGCTGTAAGTGCTTACGTCCGTCGTTTGGACCAGATGACGGGTCTTCTGGCGCTCGGTGTTGTGCCCACCATGTATATGCCAGACCTGTTCGACTGCGAGATCGTTGTCAGCATGTTGCCGGACGACGAGGCCGTTCGACAAGTTGTCTTCGGAAACAGGAATGAAGCCGACGGACTCGCCGCTGCTTTGCCGTCGGGCGCAATTCACCTGTCGATGAGTACGATCAGCACCGCCGCGCGGCGGAATTTGCGGCCGAGCATTCGCGCCTTGGTCAAGGCTATGTGGCCGCGCCAGTGTTTGGAAACCCGGATGCTGCGAGAGCGCGGCAGCTTTTTATCATAG
- a CDS encoding 3-hydroxyisobutyrate dehydrogenase-like beta-hydroxyacid dehydrogenase (product_source=COG2084; cath_funfam=1.10.1040.10; cog=COG2084; pfam=PF14833; superfamily=48179) encodes MTATSLEVLGEVITVFRKCGQDPQPFVDIMTGTMFGGRVHRIYGNKIVAESYAPGLIMPLALKDVRLALAEAEKAGVPMPSVGVVRDRLVTGIARGHAGLDWTAFGLVAAEEAGIDEIANRRHREIGRK; translated from the coding sequence ATGACCGCGACCTCGCTTGAGGTTCTGGGTGAGGTCATCACCGTGTTCCGGAAGTGCGGGCAGGATCCCCAGCCGTTCGTGGACATTATGACTGGCACCATGTTCGGTGGTCGGGTCCACAGAATTTACGGCAACAAGATTGTCGCGGAGAGTTACGCGCCCGGGCTGATTATGCCCTTGGCACTGAAAGACGTGCGCTTGGCGCTTGCTGAAGCGGAGAAGGCGGGCGTCCCCATGCCATCAGTGGGCGTGGTTCGTGATCGCCTGGTCACCGGAATTGCCCGCGGGCACGCCGGGCTCGACTGGACTGCGTTCGGGCTTGTCGCGGCGGAAGAGGCCGGCATCGATGAGATCGCCAACAGGCGACATCGCGAGATCGGGCGCAAATGA
- a CDS encoding cytochrome c553 (product_source=COG2863; cath_funfam=1.10.760.10; cleavage_site_network=SignalP-noTM; cog=COG2863; superfamily=46626; transmembrane_helix_parts=Inside_1_4,TMhelix_5_27,Outside_28_110): MFRKFLWAVILLLSAAMPFVARAATLLQLKSVKIDLPDSDKMFPDGPRSDAINNNCLACHSADMVLNQPALSKQAWAAEVNKMINNYKAPVAPEDVGAIVDYLTSLKGTK; encoded by the coding sequence ATGTTTCGCAAGTTTCTGTGGGCCGTCATTTTGTTGTTGAGCGCTGCAATGCCTTTCGTCGCGCGGGCTGCTACACTCCTCCAACTGAAGTCGGTGAAGATCGATCTGCCGGACAGCGATAAGATGTTCCCCGACGGTCCTCGTTCGGACGCGATCAACAACAACTGCCTCGCCTGTCACTCCGCCGACATGGTATTGAACCAGCCGGCGTTGTCGAAGCAGGCTTGGGCAGCGGAAGTCAACAAGATGATCAACAACTATAAGGCCCCGGTAGCCCCAGAGGATGTCGGTGCGATCGTTGACTATTTGACCAGCCTCAAAGGCACGAAATAA